A stretch of the Camarhynchus parvulus chromosome 4, STF_HiC, whole genome shotgun sequence genome encodes the following:
- the PDCL2 gene encoding LOW QUALITY PROTEIN: phosducin-like protein 2 (The sequence of the model RefSeq protein was modified relative to this genomic sequence to represent the inferred CDS: deleted 1 base in 1 codon; substituted 2 bases at 2 genomic stop codons) → MQIVTSVKPYEXMNLEGLKEAEAGFDETDRKAIDMYRQQHLQEWKCLQRKQKYVKVRENCGKHCAKEVTNAPEDVWIIIHLYLSSISMCLLVNDHLNLLAXKFPEGKFPKAIVNCCIQNSKDRCLPTILVYKLVKYKTGSFGIC, encoded by the exons ATGCAGATAGTGACAAGTG TGAAACCATATGAATGAATGAATCTTGAAGGATTAAAGGAAGCTGAAGCTGGCTTTGATGAGACTGATAGGAAAGCTATTGATATGTACAG GCAGCAACACTTGCAGGAATGGAAATGTCTTCAAAGGAAGCAAAAGTATGTGAAAGTAAGAGAAAATTGTGGAAAGCACTGTGCAAAAGAAGTT ACAAATGCTCCAGAGGACGTTTGGATTATAATTCATCTTTATTTGTCAAG TATCTCAATGTGTTTACTGGTTAATGATCACCTCAACCTGCTGGCCTGAAAGTTTCCAGAAGGCAAGTTTCCCAAAGCCATTGTAAACTGCTGCATTCAGAATTCCAAGGACAGGTGTTTACCCACAATACTTGTATATAAACTGGTGAAATACAAGACAGGTTCATTTGGAATATGCTAA